The Peribacillus sp. FSL E2-0218 genome contains a region encoding:
- the thiM gene encoding hydroxyethylthiazole kinase: protein MNIKFSAADLFEKVKERKPLVHQITNFVTVNDCANATLAIGGSPVMTSSPKEVEAMVKLADALVLNFGTIDEKSLEAMEIAGRTANSRNIPVILDPVGVGATPYRTEKASELLKKVSFQIIRGNASEIHRLIGGDIVTRGVDSEELAISNEALAAAAAKELNSVVVVSGAIDAVSNGKHTSLIDNGNVLLTNVTGTGCMATALIGAFSGITDDYYAAAVAGISTMSISGEIAAETLQKHEGTGTFRVRLIDAISRMDKEMWMNEVKMNEKITH from the coding sequence ATGAATATAAAGTTTTCGGCAGCTGACTTGTTTGAAAAGGTAAAAGAAAGAAAACCACTTGTACACCAAATCACCAACTTTGTTACGGTCAACGATTGTGCAAATGCCACGCTTGCCATCGGTGGATCACCTGTGATGACATCCAGTCCCAAGGAAGTCGAAGCGATGGTCAAGTTGGCGGATGCACTTGTCCTGAATTTCGGTACGATTGATGAAAAATCCCTGGAAGCCATGGAGATAGCCGGTAGGACGGCAAACTCCAGAAATATCCCGGTCATTTTGGATCCTGTGGGAGTCGGCGCCACACCGTATCGAACAGAGAAAGCCAGTGAGCTTCTAAAGAAGGTCTCCTTCCAGATCATCCGCGGTAATGCGAGCGAGATTCACCGTTTGATCGGCGGCGATATCGTTACACGGGGAGTCGACTCAGAGGAACTGGCGATTAGCAATGAGGCTCTTGCTGCAGCTGCGGCAAAGGAGTTGAATAGTGTCGTCGTGGTCAGCGGGGCTATCGACGCTGTTAGTAACGGGAAGCACACATCCCTCATTGATAACGGGAACGTTCTATTAACGAATGTAACAGGCACGGGATGTATGGCCACCGCACTTATCGGCGCCTTTTCCGGAATCACGGACGACTATTATGCTGCAGCAGTTGCCGGAATCTCGACGATGAGCATTTCAGGGGAGATCGCTGCTGAAACCTTGCAAAAGCATGAAGGCACAGGAACCTTTCGGGTGCGCTTAATTGACGCAATATCAAGAATGGATAAGGAAATGTGGATGAATGAGGTGAAAATGAATGAAAAAATCACACATTGA
- the thiD gene encoding bifunctional hydroxymethylpyrimidine kinase/phosphomethylpyrimidine kinase: MKKALTIAGSDSGGGAGIQADIKTFSAHGIFGMSVITAVTAQNTKEVRSVQAIDTDIITDQMAAVFEDIHVDAVKIGMLGSKEIVETVAEALNTYLPAIVILDPVMISKSGHHLLDGKAVTALKTNLLPLATLITPNVPEAEVLTGLSIRTEQDFYKACLSLIELGSNAVLLKGGHAEGNPNDLFYDGKNFHWIKGERIHTKNTHGTGCTLSSAIASNLANGQSLQESIVQAKLYISEAIRNSFSIGGGHGPVHHFHSFSKKERSESI; the protein is encoded by the coding sequence ATGAAAAAAGCATTAACCATCGCAGGCTCTGACTCAGGGGGCGGCGCAGGGATACAAGCCGATATCAAAACATTTTCTGCACATGGGATCTTCGGGATGTCCGTCATCACGGCCGTCACTGCACAAAACACAAAGGAAGTTCGTTCCGTTCAGGCGATCGACACGGATATCATCACTGATCAAATGGCTGCCGTTTTCGAAGATATACACGTCGATGCAGTAAAAATCGGCATGCTTGGTTCAAAAGAAATCGTCGAAACAGTCGCTGAAGCTCTTAATACCTACTTACCGGCCATCGTCATCCTTGACCCAGTCATGATTTCCAAAAGCGGCCACCATTTGCTGGACGGAAAAGCCGTTACTGCCCTAAAAACGAACTTGCTCCCGCTTGCAACGCTCATCACCCCTAATGTACCGGAGGCGGAGGTACTTACTGGTTTATCGATTCGAACGGAGCAAGACTTTTACAAGGCTTGTTTATCCTTGATTGAATTGGGTTCCAATGCCGTTTTACTTAAAGGGGGGCATGCAGAGGGAAACCCAAACGACCTCTTTTATGATGGAAAGAACTTTCACTGGATAAAAGGAGAAAGAATCCATACGAAAAACACTCACGGGACTGGCTGTACCCTCTCCTCCGCCATTGCATCCAACTTGGCTAATGGACAATCGCTGCAAGAGTCGATCGTGCAGGCCAAGCTGTATATCTCCGAAGCGATACGGAATAGTTTTTCAATAGGAGGGGGACATGGGCCTGTCCATCATTTTCATTCATTTTCAAAAAAAGAACGGAGTGAATCCATATGA
- the thiW gene encoding energy coupling factor transporter S component ThiW, with translation MINTIRKMTLTAMITAITTITSSFIFIPVGFVKAFPIQHLANVLTAVLLGPAYAVTQAFLVSLLRNISGTGSLFAFPGSMIGALLAAFLYRKTKRLTFACLGEVTGTGLLGSLACYPIAVLLLGEKAALFGIMPAFMLSSMAGAIFAFILLKILLKNTYVKGFFHEKSINHRRL, from the coding sequence ATGATCAACACAATCAGAAAAATGACGTTGACGGCAATGATCACAGCCATAACGACTATAACCAGTTCCTTTATATTCATCCCGGTAGGATTTGTGAAAGCTTTTCCGATTCAGCACCTGGCCAATGTCCTGACAGCTGTTTTACTCGGCCCTGCCTATGCGGTTACGCAAGCTTTCCTCGTTTCCTTGTTGAGAAATATATCTGGTACGGGATCACTTTTCGCCTTTCCTGGCAGTATGATCGGTGCACTGCTGGCTGCGTTCCTTTACCGTAAAACCAAGCGATTGACTTTCGCCTGTCTAGGGGAAGTGACGGGGACCGGCCTTCTAGGTTCGCTTGCCTGTTATCCGATCGCGGTACTCCTCTTAGGGGAAAAAGCAGCTCTTTTTGGCATTATGCCAGCTTTTATGCTTAGTTCAATGGCAGGTGCCATTTTCGCTTTCATTTTACTGAAAATATTATTGAAAAATACTTATGTGAAGGGGTTTTTCCATGAAAAAAGCATTAACCATCGCAGGCTCTGA